The DNA segment AAGCTGTGCCCCTGCTTGGGGGCCTCAAGCCTGATGCTGGGCCCCAAATTGAGGGAGTGGGCCTCAGGGGGGCTGAGGATAACTGACTGAGCACCGCTGTTGGCTAAGTGGGCAAGCCAGGAGAGATAATCATTCTGCGGGGACTTTCAGAAGCAATCACTGAGCTGTGCCATTTCAAACGAGGAAAAGGAACGAGAGCCAATTCAGAGATTTCCCCCTTGTGGGCTCTGCTCCATTTTTATGGTTGGCCGGATCTGTGGTGTCCCGGTTTCCGGGGGCCCTTTCCACAGGGTGGGTAAGAGCAGTCCGGATCAGGATCCCACCCATGGCCCCTGGACCCCCAGTGGTCTGGTTCATCAGGGTCAAGGGTCATCAGGGTCATTCCAGATATCCCCATCCCAGTCGTCTGGATCTGCATAAAGCACTCAATGGATCTTTGTGCTGGACACCCCCCAGCCGGCTGCTTCCAGGCGGGTGGCCAGCTCGGACTGAGCTTGACCACTCACCTTGGGGATAGTCCTCTGTGCTAAAGTCTTGACATTTTGTTGCAAGGACTGAGCGCAAGCTATGGCCAAGACGGTAGCTTGCTCTGTATCTGACAGACATTGGCGAAGCTGTGCAATTTCGATCTTCTtctctgccagctgcttccaAAGGAAAAGATGACAGGTGCCCATGAGATATAgacagggtttttttcccttaAGGTTGAGGTCCTTCTGGGCAGCTTGGATAACTCCCACAAGTGCCGCAGTCGAGGCTACTCCGTCAGCAACGGAGAAAAGTGGCCATGTGACAGGGGACAACTTAAAGTTGTCAATTAAGACCTTTAACACAGGATCACTGCCTGCCAGGATCCGATCCATACCACTCATCATGTTCGTGATGCCAAAAATGTcctgggagtaaaaggggttCACTGGATGAGTGATGGACGGAGACAAGACAAGCAGTGAGCGTAATGaaagctttattaacaatggCTTAATCAATGTCATGAGAGGAATTAAAGGGAAATACCTAGCACGCTCTAGCCGTCTATCCCAACATGTCGTCAGGTGACAAACGGGGAAAGCCTGTACTTATGGGGGGTTTACCAAACCATGGATggcgagcagagcacacaccaaCATCTAGCCGAAAGGGTCTAGATTTTCAGTGGGAGGGACAAGTGACTCATGCCAGCTGACAGGCTTGTAAAGGTACAGACGTCTCCGATTTGAGAGAGGCACAACACATTGACAACTTTAAGTTGTCCCCTGTCACATGGCCAATGTactttatccctaaatgttttctgaaagctcagtaagcagtgaaagtgttggtaatgtgctaatccagtggtcagcaacccccagcaaggGTGTCAAAAGGAGCaagcgagccaattttcatcggcattcaaggcaggagctcagccctggccctcctccccaatgcagctgggagcttgctcaaaaccatgctgcctgtagattaacaaaagaccacctaatgctaccaggcaccacctaaatagtaaagctctgcatcttaatttatttgttaatgaagctgttgtaagtatgactattagtgactttaaaaaaagtatcactggcactaactaggaccatacatagagatcaaaaagtcaaattttggtacgtcaccttggaaaggttgctgtcccctgtcctagataatattgacctcccatggtccagcaaattttctcatctagCATTGGTTAGGTCCTGAGGATTCCAAATAAGAAATATTCAATCTGTACTGATGTCTGCCAACCCCCACTGTAAACCTCCGAATATTCAGTGATGGTTTACCATTGACAGCCATTTTTTGAGAGCTGGAAATtcaccagtttttaatccatttaatgtgtgctttATTGAAAATATAACACTTTTTGGATGGGAAGTACTAATATACACTTTAAATACAGGAATGAAAGATAGACAATATAAGTCTAGGCTGTAACAAGCTCCACATAGAAATTCTGATTAAACTATTCATTATACTGCCATAGTCAAGTATAAATTATTTAtgataaaatgaataaaaacaattaCTTTTTTACTTATTTGGGACTCTAGTCTAGTttagtgttttgatgtctgtttggtgcccattaaccctttgtctaagggagttagaagtacGCTCCAGATCcaaaaaccagttagtcaacattttaatggagtggaccattctgttaatgacttaagagtatgcgtgttactgaaaaaaatgttttgcactGCTGTTCAAAGGGAAACaactgagctgtcttttatattcaaatttggcacattaacacgtggtttgaaccgggatgggaattttccgaGTCacataggggctcatctgcatacttagcttaatctaattcttaacctccctccaccacccctccactctctgatttgctcaccttgattatctttttctgatttgtcctccttgcttgttgtttttggttctctgtgccttaaatattgagtctgttctggtatggctatggtctgaagaagtgggtcagtcccacgaaagctcacctaataaattattttgctagtctttaaagtgctacttgactgctgtttgttttgatagtatatagactagcacggcttcctccccGTGACTGTATCTTAGCCTGTTTCCTTAATGACTAAGGCTATCTCCTGATGCCAATATTCCCTTCAGTTACCACCCTTTCTCTCATTTCTCCATTTACAAAAAGCCTTTTCAGATAGCTCTCACCTGGAGTCCTCCAATTCCCCTACACAGTGTTAAACTGTTTTTATCTTTACATGTAATGTAGAGCCCACACTGGTCTAATTAACAGAGTGCCTCCTTCGTCTGATGGACTAAGTTCAGATGTCTATAATAATTTGTTTAAATCAGACAGCAATGTTTGATGCTACTAGACAAATGGGGCTGACATTCTCGGGATACCTGGTTGGAATTCCACTTGAGGGCCTCCATTCTTCTGTTTTGGCGAGTGTACAGAGGAGTTTTGAGCAGTTGCTTATTTCCCTGGAAGTTTTAGTCTGTCATCTCTACCATTCAGTACCAGTAGGGAAAAACGAGGTTGTTTGTATTACAGCAGAGGTCTCCAACCTTTTCATACCCAAGCCGTCTTACTGAATTCAAGGGCAACCCAAGATCTACCCTGCCCTTTTTCCAAAGCCACTCTCCATCCTGCCTCTTTTCCCTCACTCATTTTCACAGGATTAGAGTACATGATCTCAGaggggggggtgtcagggctgggTCAGGtacttggggtgcaggagagtgttCACGGTATTCTGGCTTAGAGAGAGGATCAGGGATGGAGTAGGTGCTTGGAGTATAAATTTTCTCTACCAGAGACGAAGTGCTCAAGTGCCATCTCTTGGGCTGCAGAAGTAAGCGCTTGATTCCGAttgtccaggaaaaaaaatattttgaggcaGCATATACCTGTGTAGTAACagtcaaaataactctgtaggtCTTACAAGTGGCATATTATTACGAAAAGGACACTAGAAACTACACTTATTTACACTAACTCCCTACTtcaaaagggaggatggtaagtagggtgctgggagtttattaatgaagtgctgcggtacatatgcagcacttcattaagcaaatttccaccccccacagcaactctgaagttttaaacttcgaagtatcaGCTCACATCTAGCCCTGGGCAACttttaagtccctttactcctcaaaatttgggaggagtaaaaggacttcagaAGTTGCCCAGGTACTTCAAAGCGCCCGTGGGTTAGTCACAGCTAGacatgagccggcactttgaagtttcacactttgaagttgccgcagggggaaatttgcttaatgaagtgctgcatatggactgcagcacttcattaataaactcccaatactctacttaccatcctccctttgaagtagggaggtagcgtgTAGACAGCCAAAATCTACTACAGTTTGCACCTCCCCTGTCTGGCACCCTCTGGGCCTGACTGGCTTTGACCAAAGGGATTTGCTGGACTCTCTGGTCCACGTGTCTTCTAGTCAAGCAACACCGAGTGCCCTGCCAGACAAGGGACTGCTATacaagtttcaacctgtacttaatttCTCATAGCAGCTACTGAGTATGTCAAATGGTTGTtattctcaggctatgtctacattacaaaaataactttgaagttacttcctTTGAAGTGCAACTTTGaggttgagcatctacacacgccctgcttcaaagttaaacttcagaacagggcactactccattcccaaaAATGGAGTAGGGACTTCGAAGTTCGGCTCCCTACttgaaagttaacttcaaagtaagggaaaatgtgtgtagactgtctGCTGACTACTTctatgtagtgcctaacttagttcctagtgtagacacaccctcagatcTCCAGATGTTTCCATTCATGGGgaaggagtagtgccctgcttcaaagtttaacaaccttgaagttatttttgtagcgtagacacagctcatagCATTTACTCCTTCAGTCCCAAAGGCTTCCAAACCCCATGTTTTATTGCATTTTGTGGAAGTGGAATCTAATACTTTGAAGGTGCATGACAAGAAGCAAATTATAAAGAATCCTAAAGTACAGTGTCATATGTTGGCTATGACTGGAGCAAAATGAAGAAACTTTGAAGAGCAAAACAATTTCTAtgcacaaaaaacaaaaggtaACATTCTATTACATATTTACACTTGTAGGAAGAAGCTACCATTTGTTCACATTCCCTCATCACACATTTTAAATGTGTGTACCACCACAGAGTCTAGTTTGACacaccttttgaaagaaaagcttttttattttgtatgtgACAAGTAATCCTACTAAGACACCACTGTTTCCAGTTACTTTATCATTTGGCTTTCGTTTTGTGTGTCTGATATACTCCAACATGCATTTATCACTGATTTAAATAACTATAATCCCTTCTTCCAGTTCTCAGATTCATGTGGCTTCTCTCTATAAAAAGGAATTTGGTCAACTACTTCATTCATTGTTTGATTGTTCCGCCTCCATTCACTCCTGCCTCTCTGATTAGCTCCCGAGTGCACTGCTAACTTAAACTGAATATGGCAAAAGCCAAACATTTCTTCCCACTTGCAAGCTCACATCCCTCAGGGTCAAAGTTATTTCAGCACAGTTATTTATTGTTTCACTTTGTGTCTGTTCCAGCCAGAATTTTAGATTCACCAgcttaatgaaaaagaaaaaaaattgcctgtATGTAGTACCTTTATCAAGCAAGGTTTCAGTTtaatgcaggggtctgcaacctgccactgtggagccacatgtggctctttaaggactataactgcaaagtaacaaaacttctccagattatttttgataattggtgaaagtctaaaagcccaataatgatCAAGACATACCTAAGTAGCAAACACTATGTAATCTTGAAACTTTGGGTAACTCCCCCTTTGATATATCCTGTGCATTGTAGGATAGGATACTGTCTCATGTTTTGATGGTGTTGCtaataaaaatcttatttttgaaaaggaaaaggaagcttgcggcattcctgccatgaagggcaacatgcattttaagaaagaaaactgaaattaatcatgaagtaaaattggcataattaaaatactttggggagtgaaagtcaggaagacagttgtACAAACACATACCTGTAAAGTGTGAGAAAACAGAATATACAAGAAGattgaatgtcctgcagtaaacatacattgcattacaaaccattgtgtgctgttcttaaaatagcagTTAAAATATGGATTGATGTTGGTTATTAAAGGACAGTCTCGCGTTCACATGCACAGTGAAAAAAAGATggatcttcttgctattttggcttcTGAACCCTGGCTTATGAAGTATAGGGAAATTTATCTAGATTGCATacaccacggctacgtctacacttgcattcctctttcgaaagaggaatgcaaacgaggaaaattgaaaatgcaaatgagacactgatttacatgtctcatgcttcatttgcatagatatcttttcagaagagattttttccgaaagaaaaaaaagcagcgtagacagggctctttcataAATGAGCCcctttaggaataagggttctttcaacgACGGGGttcattttcgaaagagccctgtctacattgcttttttgctttcaaaagattctcttccaaaaagagttttatgcaaatgaagcatatgtacatcagtgcctcatttgcattcctcctttgaaagaggaatgcaagtgtagagctAGCACAAAGGAATGATGCAAGGGTGGAGCACTGCACTTATGCAGTAGTAAaagcatttctttttaaataaagaagtCAATGAATCTTTTGGTGAAATTGGAATGTGGATCCAGGTTCAACAATTATTCACCAGTCCTATAAATTACATACTTACAAAAAATTCAGAAGAAAGCACCGTTTGTAACTTTCCAGCACTAATGGGGATGGTGGTTAAGTTCTTAGTGGAAAGAATGTCAACAACATTTTGTACAGCCCTTATTTTCTGTGGTGCTATCCAACTACTGACCATACTAAACAGGATTTTATACATTAGAACCCTGTCTTCTATGCTCCAAATTGTTTTTCATAGCTGCATTTCTGTTACATTTATACAAATTTTTGCAAGACAATGTGTTTATACTCGATAGGTTGAtgtattaaaaaaatcagaaaaatgcaaTGGGATTACATGTACTGATCAAGTGCAAAAGTAGCAAACGATACTTGGAAATTAACGTCATGAGCTTACAAAGCACTCAGTATAACAGAAGACAAGAGCCTTCAAAACATATCCACAAAAGATTGTTTTATTAAACCAGCAAGTTTAAGAAATTAATGATGTGTAATGACACAACTTGTAACTAATCATACAAAAACAAACTTAAATTCTAAAACATGAAAAATTATTCTAATGTATGGTACGACTTTCGTAACACAGAAACACAAAAATATGGTACTCAGAGTTAACGTCCATCTTAAAGACTGGCATGCTGGGCAAGGAAGGTTCTTATTCTTTGTAAGAGTTCTTTCTTTACACTGTCTGGTACCAAGGctgaaatacaaattaaaaaaagcacATAAGAACTAGGAGAAAAAGTTCAAAGATATACGTACTGCAGTATATTTTAAGTTGCTCCTGTGATTCTGTTGATGCCTTACAGAAGTTTCTTAGAACACCCCTAAGACAATTCAGCTAACAGAGGGGGCAAACTTGGAGCCATAGCCAATGAGGAGAGCagtcaaaggaagaaaaattggtTTATATTTAGCAAAAGGTGGGATGCAATCAGCAGAAAGAATGTGACTCTCTTTCTACTCCATAAATGCTGTTCTTAAACTGAAGAGCTAAGGCGGCAAGTTTCAAACTTCAATCTTCACTacaccaaataaataataaaaattactCCAAGATTCCAAGGAGGAGGAGATCTCAGGCCTGTATGCATCCAAGAGAAAGGGAGGAATACAAAGTCTAAGCTGCACTGCCGCAAGTGGGCAAGCTGTCCAGGCAGGGGGACCTGTAACCTGAGCCTAGTGGGCCAGGACCAAAGAACCTGGGATTCACCCCTGGGCCCAAGTAAGTCTAAGACCAGCCCTGCCAAACACATTTAAATGTGGCTGTGACTGAATATGGGGTATTGTCCTGCAGAGGAATTGTGGCATGGTAAACAGACAGGGTCCAAGAACAGGTATTCAGAAGTTCCACTGGTAAACATACTAATAGGCCTTTTAAAAAGCAGCTTTATCTTCCTTAACATTAGAGATTTTAGATGGCCTGATTGGCTGTGGAGCAACTGAATGGATGGCAAAAAGGAGGCTGTAAACACAAAGCACTTCTCTGGAGGTGCAAATTGTGTCTTTTGCTGCTGCACCCTCATTCCTGATACTCCAAAGCCCTATTATTTCAGCCTTGTAGAGGTGTCCAGCCAAAACAGAGATGACCACACCTCTCCCACACgctacacacacacaacccaactGACATCAATGAGATCACTCAGGGCATTTAATTACTACTCAGATTGTTCTGTCTttttgagagagattttttttaaatacatgagcCAGCGCAGACGTGATAAGGCTTTCACAGCAACATGAATTTACACATGTAGCCCCCTTATGATTACTAGTTAGGCTATTACATATTTTCTACTTCACATAATGTGGGCAAGTAATTGGTGCTTTGACAAAGTTTCTAGAGTACTTAAATGCATAAGATTACTATTGCAttcatagctttttttttttttttttttttttttttttgcattaagtGACATTTTTCTTACCTCTACCTTTGGGTGTGATTTCTGCCACCAAGTCATCAACAGTAACATGCTCTAAGCCCTTTTCTTTGATTACGTCTAGGAAACACCAAGAAAACAATTTGAATAGTTTGAATTCATTCATTAGAGAAAAACAGGCCAATTCAAAGAATGAAATACAAAACCTGCATACACGTCCTTACTGTGGAACTGGTTTAATCTATATTATAGTGTTTGGATTACTATATTGTTGGGCATAGTATAAGAATCTGAAAAGGTAAGTGTACCGATCAATGAGCTCACTTGACAAGTATTTGGCAAATCTACCTCCCCCCCCTACACCCCCCCCAACCAAAAGCCACTCTCTGGGCATGTAGCATTGAAGCAATTATTTACAAGTCTTTGAATTACATTCACAAGACTGTAATTTTAGTTAAATATTGTACACAATGTTAACCAGAAGCACACTGCATAACTGCAAATATTTGAAGACAATTAAAGACATAAGTGCACTAATACAATACTGTCATTACTCAAGAATACAACAGCAATTTTGAAAAACACCGCATTAGAAGATCAGAACCATTGCAAATGTACATGGTATTTTCCTTACTCATATTTTGCCATTTTTATATGCATATTAGTATTTCTTCTTAAAGAATCACGTTAAGTATACTAACTACTTCTGGGAACTACAGTGCCCAATGCTGAAGGGAATTCCGACTTTGAAAAGCCCAGTCCTGCACTGCCAGGATGTgctctgtatttttaaataataactgttgtaattaatattttgtaaaatatttcagGTAAGAACTGAAAAGTCCTCCTACTAAAAGATGTACTTGGGCTGC comes from the Carettochelys insculpta isolate YL-2023 chromosome 2, ASM3395843v1, whole genome shotgun sequence genome and includes:
- the ENY2 gene encoding transcription and mRNA export factor ENY2, which gives rise to MNKDAQMKATINQKLIETGERERLKELLRAKLIECGWKDQLKAHCKDVIKEKGLEHVTVDDLVAEITPKGRALVPDSVKKELLQRIRTFLAQHASL